From the genome of Synergistaceae bacterium, one region includes:
- a CDS encoding 2-phosphosulfolactate phosphatase produces the protein MREKYEADLVFAGGGGKNYLPSADLWMVIDVLRATTVMTRWFELGGTELYPVKSPDEARNLVAELKARGSSPLLMGEVNGIPPEGFDMGNSPLDLNYDIIREHYCGVMSTTNGTGALLEAESSGCPVMAVSLRNYSACVDYALTIGTRVGILCSGRKGRPSWEDTLCAGAVIEDLLRRGEVIMSDSARIALTLWQASGNDTESCVRKSNHAQYLTQIGYSKDISFACEIDSSTVVPMLAENEERTVLRAVSGSARPYHRENIPQKKADPFEELLAYT, from the coding sequence ATGAGGGAAAAATACGAGGCTGATTTAGTTTTCGCGGGCGGGGGAGGAAAAAACTATCTTCCGTCCGCTGATTTGTGGATGGTTATTGACGTTCTCCGGGCGACTACCGTAATGACACGCTGGTTTGAGCTTGGCGGGACTGAGCTTTACCCGGTGAAATCCCCCGATGAGGCGCGGAATCTTGTCGCTGAACTCAAAGCGCGGGGGTCATCTCCTCTTCTCATGGGCGAGGTGAACGGAATCCCCCCTGAAGGTTTCGACATGGGAAACTCTCCGCTTGACCTGAATTATGACATAATCCGGGAGCATTACTGCGGTGTAATGTCAACAACAAACGGAACAGGCGCATTGCTTGAGGCTGAGTCGTCCGGCTGTCCTGTCATGGCCGTAAGTCTCAGGAATTATTCTGCGTGTGTCGATTACGCTTTGACGATTGGGACTCGTGTCGGGATTCTTTGCTCAGGCAGGAAAGGCCGCCCCTCATGGGAAGATACCCTATGCGCCGGGGCAGTCATTGAGGATTTATTGAGGCGCGGAGAAGTCATAATGTCAGACAGCGCAAGAATCGCTCTCACTTTGTGGCAGGCAAGCGGAAACGACACAGAGTCATGCGTCAGGAAATCGAATCACGCGCAGTACTTGACGCAGATAGGGTACAGCAAGGATATATCATTCGCGTGTGAGATTGACTCGTCAACAGTTGTCCCGATGTTAGCGGAGAATGAAGAGCGCACAGTACTGCGGGCAGTCTCAGGAAGCGCGAGGCCGTATCACCGTGAGAATATCCCGCAGAAGAAGGCTGACCCGTTCGAGGAATTATTAGCATACACATGA
- a CDS encoding endonuclease has protein sequence MAIHIREDGIALGFDPGRDKTGFAFVSLDGELVMSGIFPTEETEKFFADFSPYVIEGDISFADGIMSRVKFIVIGNGTTGRAFTERVRKIVGHEIITVDERNTTLEARSLYWRLHRPGIFVRLLPEGMRVPPRVIDDLAAWAVALRGLKEYRDIRGNKL, from the coding sequence ATGGCAATACACATTAGGGAAGACGGTATAGCCTTAGGGTTTGACCCGGGGAGGGACAAAACCGGATTCGCGTTCGTGAGTCTTGACGGGGAGTTAGTGATGTCCGGGATATTTCCGACAGAGGAGACAGAGAAATTTTTTGCGGACTTCTCGCCGTATGTCATTGAGGGTGATATTTCTTTTGCTGACGGAATAATGTCCCGCGTGAAATTTATCGTGATTGGGAACGGGACTACTGGCAGGGCTTTCACGGAGCGAGTGAGAAAGATTGTCGGCCATGAGATTATTACGGTTGACGAGAGGAACACGACGCTTGAAGCGCGGAGTCTCTATTGGAGGCTTCACAGGCCGGGAATTTTCGTGCGTCTTCTGCCGGAGGGGATGAGAGTCCCGCCGAGAGTGATTGATGATTTAGCGGCGTGGGCTGTGGCTCTGCGCGGGCTGAAAGAATATAGAGATATACGCGGGAATAAGCTATAA
- the larC gene encoding nickel pincer cofactor biosynthesis protein LarC, translating into MKTLYLDCFAGIAGDMFIGALLNLVPNPEIIRDEIGKIHAIDDEYDIIIEHTTRNGIAGINFDVRVFHGDEHEHGHEHATVHAHAHEHDSHHHHRHLRDIEAIISGSGLSQRVKRETLRAFSLLAEAEAHVHGTTPDEIHFHEVGAVDSIIDIAGAFVLMEALGWPRVICSPVNVGSGTVKCAHGVLPVPAPAAEYLLRGLPVFANGSPMERTTPTGALLVKILADGFGAIPAGKITISGFGFGNHESDEMPNALRAVLTDSADEAGGLVYEKVTLIECNIDDMNPQDYESVCAKLFESGALDVWTENISMKKFRPGVKLCCLTVPENAVKLCRVILTDTTSQGVRLKDFDRLRLKWHVEEADTSLGKVRVKVTELDGEILRRVPEYEDVKEIASQKNIPVNEARNIIIREI; encoded by the coding sequence TTGAAGACGTTATATCTTGACTGTTTCGCGGGGATTGCGGGCGACATGTTCATAGGGGCATTGCTGAATCTCGTACCCAATCCCGAAATAATACGCGACGAAATCGGGAAGATTCATGCAATTGATGACGAGTACGACATAATCATAGAACACACTACAAGGAACGGAATCGCCGGGATAAATTTTGACGTTCGAGTCTTTCACGGAGACGAGCATGAACACGGCCATGAACACGCCACAGTCCACGCCCACGCCCACGAGCATGACTCGCACCATCATCACAGGCATTTGCGCGACATAGAGGCGATAATTTCCGGGAGCGGACTCTCTCAGAGGGTGAAGCGCGAAACATTGCGGGCGTTCTCATTGCTGGCTGAGGCTGAAGCACACGTACACGGGACAACGCCGGACGAGATTCACTTTCACGAGGTTGGAGCGGTTGACTCAATCATCGACATTGCCGGGGCTTTCGTGCTTATGGAGGCTCTTGGCTGGCCGCGTGTGATATGTTCGCCCGTTAATGTCGGCTCAGGTACGGTTAAATGCGCTCACGGCGTATTGCCTGTGCCTGCTCCGGCGGCTGAATATTTGCTGAGGGGGCTTCCTGTTTTCGCAAACGGCTCGCCGATGGAACGCACGACTCCTACAGGGGCATTGCTGGTGAAGATTCTTGCTGACGGATTCGGGGCAATACCTGCGGGGAAAATCACGATTTCGGGATTCGGATTCGGGAATCATGAGTCAGACGAAATGCCCAACGCTTTGCGGGCTGTTCTGACTGACAGCGCGGACGAGGCCGGCGGGCTTGTGTACGAGAAAGTTACGCTGATTGAGTGCAACATTGACGACATGAACCCGCAGGATTATGAGTCTGTCTGCGCGAAACTGTTTGAGTCGGGTGCGCTTGACGTTTGGACGGAAAATATCAGCATGAAAAAATTCCGGCCGGGCGTGAAATTATGCTGTCTCACTGTCCCGGAAAACGCCGTGAAATTATGCCGGGTGATTCTCACTGACACTACATCGCAGGGAGTCAGGCTGAAAGATTTTGACCGCCTCCGCCTGAAGTGGCATGTTGAGGAGGCTGATACATCGCTGGGAAAAGTCCGGGTGAAAGTTACGGAGCTTGACGGAGAAATTTTGCGGAGAGTCCCGGAATATGAAGACGTGAAAGAAATCGCAAGTCAGAAAAATATCCCTGTGAACGAGGCAAGGAATATCATCATCAGGGAAATATAG
- a CDS encoding nitronate monooxygenase: MPVLKIGRYKPKYPLIQGGMGVDISGPNLAGHVAKNGAIGTIASVGLAHDSPLFQIEKHNYFDVNEIVLKEAVAKAKSIAGPEGIIAVNCMVALTDYDRQVRSSAEGGADIIISGAGLPLRLPDYTKDFPDVALVPIVSSAKAASLITRHWEKKYHRVPDAFVVEEPATAGGHLGAMTIEQVYDPALRLENALPDVVRYVHDEMKSDIPVIAAGGIWDRSDLERVFALGASGVQMGTRFACTVEGDASDRFKQAYIDAKEEDVVLIHSPAGLPGRAIKNPFVAKYLEGEVESKPCFANCLTHCRYRKTKETFCIAAALVDAQVGNWETGLFFCGSNVVKVNKVEKVADIISELFA; this comes from the coding sequence ATGCCTGTACTAAAGATAGGGAGATACAAGCCTAAGTACCCTCTAATACAGGGGGGAATGGGAGTCGATATATCCGGGCCGAACCTAGCCGGCCATGTCGCGAAAAACGGCGCAATAGGGACAATTGCCAGCGTCGGACTTGCTCATGACTCGCCCTTGTTCCAGATAGAGAAGCATAATTATTTTGACGTGAATGAGATAGTCCTGAAGGAAGCAGTCGCAAAAGCCAAATCAATCGCCGGCCCTGAAGGAATAATCGCGGTGAACTGCATGGTAGCATTGACGGACTACGACAGGCAGGTGCGCTCGTCAGCAGAAGGAGGAGCGGACATCATCATATCGGGCGCGGGACTTCCTCTGAGGCTGCCGGACTACACGAAAGATTTTCCCGATGTCGCCCTAGTGCCGATAGTCTCATCAGCGAAAGCCGCAAGCCTAATCACACGGCACTGGGAAAAGAAATATCACCGAGTCCCGGACGCATTTGTTGTTGAGGAGCCAGCCACAGCCGGGGGGCATTTGGGAGCGATGACTATAGAGCAGGTCTACGATCCCGCATTGAGGCTCGAAAACGCGCTGCCCGATGTCGTGCGGTATGTACATGACGAAATGAAGAGCGACATACCGGTGATAGCGGCCGGGGGAATCTGGGACAGGTCAGACCTTGAACGGGTGTTTGCGCTGGGTGCATCGGGCGTTCAGATGGGTACGCGGTTCGCCTGCACTGTTGAGGGGGACGCTTCCGACAGGTTCAAGCAGGCGTATATTGACGCGAAGGAGGAAGACGTTGTATTGATTCACAGCCCTGCAGGTTTGCCTGGGAGGGCGATAAAGAATCCGTTTGTGGCGAAATATCTTGAAGGTGAAGTAGAGAGTAAGCCATGTTTCGCAAACTGCCTGACGCACTGCCGATACCGCAAGACAAAGGAAACATTCTGCATTGCCGCGGCGCTTGTTGACGCTCAGGTGGGGAACTGGGAGACGGGACTATTTTTCTGCGGGTCTAATGTCGTGAAGGTGAACAAAGTAGAAAAGGTAGCTGATATTATCTCGGAGCTATTTGCGTAA
- a CDS encoding chemotaxis protein CheX — translation MAGNDKLIALVNSFASAVLSVGREVGLNITLNKSKVSPGIKVGNICTTALIGVVGVGSRGTVNIMLNKDGFDNIIKAMSGGMIMPQLGDDVSMSVIGELSNMIGGRALVQSALGTVDVTPPQLIVGENIRNVTKEDNGMRSFTLPFELQPSGGLYLVLSFKID, via the coding sequence ATGGCCGGTAACGATAAACTAATCGCTCTGGTAAATAGTTTTGCATCGGCTGTTCTTTCCGTAGGGCGAGAAGTAGGGCTTAATATCACCCTCAACAAGTCAAAAGTTTCCCCGGGAATAAAAGTCGGCAATATCTGCACAACCGCCTTAATTGGAGTCGTCGGCGTAGGCTCACGCGGAACTGTCAATATCATGCTTAACAAGGACGGCTTCGACAACATCATCAAAGCCATGTCGGGCGGAATGATAATGCCTCAGTTAGGCGATGACGTATCAATGAGCGTAATAGGCGAGCTGTCTAACATGATAGGCGGGCGCGCATTGGTTCAGAGCGCACTGGGTACTGTAGACGTAACGCCGCCGCAATTAATCGTAGGGGAAAATATCAGGAACGTAACGAAAGAGGACAACGGCATGAGGAGCTTCACGCTTCCTTTTGAGCTTCAGCCGTCAGGGGGGCTTTATCTTGTGCTGTCGTTCAAAATTGACTAG
- a CDS encoding proline--tRNA ligase, translating to MARNITPRKENYSQWYLDVIKAAELADYAPVRGCMVIRPTGYALWENIQAKLDAEFKKTGHVNAYFPLLIPDSFFRKEAEHVEGFTPELAMVTHAGGEKLEEPYAVRPTSETVIGYMYSKWIQSWRDLPVLINQWCNVMRWEKRPRLFLRTSEFLWQEGHTAHETEQEAREETIRMLNVYRKVLEEELAVPVLSGEKTAGERFPGAEDTYTCEAMMSDTKALQSATSHFLGQNFAKAFEIQYQNRDGELSYCWTTSWGLSTRSIGALIMTHSDDDGLVIPPRIAPVKAVILPISKDEAVAANDILPKAKELSEKLDAELGGMYTKVDTDFHMRPGDRFFAHLQKGVPLRLELGEKDLAAGTVRLVRRDTGAKIDVRNDDIIPTVIKTLDDIQANLFTRAKDFREANTHDAATYDELKEIIADKGGFVRAYFGGTKDDETRIREETGATPRVVLPGNDTGKCIITGNDGARLTVFAKAY from the coding sequence TTGGCACGAAACATCACACCGAGAAAAGAAAACTATTCGCAGTGGTATCTTGACGTAATCAAAGCGGCGGAACTCGCAGATTATGCCCCCGTTCGAGGCTGTATGGTGATACGTCCGACAGGCTATGCGCTCTGGGAAAATATACAGGCCAAACTTGACGCTGAGTTCAAGAAGACCGGCCACGTAAACGCATATTTCCCGCTCCTTATCCCCGACTCATTTTTCCGCAAAGAGGCCGAACACGTAGAGGGATTCACCCCGGAGCTGGCTATGGTTACGCACGCAGGCGGCGAGAAACTCGAAGAGCCTTACGCAGTCCGCCCGACATCAGAGACCGTTATCGGCTACATGTACTCAAAGTGGATACAGTCATGGCGGGATCTTCCTGTTCTCATTAATCAGTGGTGCAACGTAATGCGCTGGGAGAAACGCCCGCGCCTGTTCCTGCGAACGTCCGAATTTCTATGGCAGGAAGGACACACAGCACACGAAACAGAGCAGGAAGCCCGCGAGGAAACTATCAGAATGCTTAACGTCTACAGGAAGGTGCTTGAGGAAGAATTAGCGGTGCCGGTGCTTTCGGGCGAAAAGACAGCGGGAGAAAGATTCCCCGGAGCTGAAGACACGTACACATGCGAGGCAATGATGAGCGACACAAAGGCGTTACAGTCAGCAACGAGTCATTTTCTCGGACAGAATTTCGCCAAGGCTTTCGAGATTCAGTATCAGAACAGGGACGGCGAATTGTCTTACTGCTGGACTACAAGCTGGGGACTCTCGACTCGTTCTATCGGCGCGCTTATCATGACACACTCGGACGATGACGGACTCGTAATTCCTCCCCGAATCGCTCCCGTGAAGGCCGTAATTCTTCCCATCTCGAAAGATGAGGCAGTCGCCGCAAATGACATTCTCCCGAAAGCCAAAGAGCTGTCAGAAAAACTTGACGCGGAATTAGGCGGAATGTATACGAAAGTTGATACTGACTTCCACATGAGGCCGGGAGATAGATTTTTCGCGCACCTTCAGAAGGGAGTCCCGTTACGGCTTGAGCTTGGCGAGAAAGATTTAGCGGCCGGGACTGTCAGACTTGTACGCAGGGACACAGGAGCAAAAATTGACGTGAGAAATGACGACATAATTCCGACTGTGATAAAAACTCTTGACGATATACAAGCTAATCTTTTCACACGCGCAAAAGACTTCAGGGAAGCAAATACTCATGACGCAGCGACATATGACGAGTTGAAAGAAATTATCGCGGACAAGGGCGGATTCGTCCGGGCATATTTCGGAGGCACTAAGGACGATGAGACACGAATCCGAGAGGAAACCGGCGCGACTCCCCGCGTGGTTTTGCCGGGGAATGACACGGGCAAATGTATCATCACGGGCAATGACGGCGCAAGGCTCACAGTTTTTGCGAAAGCGTATTGA
- a CDS encoding patatin-like phospholipase family protein gives MFRRCIFAFMAAVIIAMTPIQGDAGVVLVLSGGGTKGFAHLGVMETLELNGVEIVGIVGTSMGALMGALRASGYSTRDMHRILKELDLPSLLSENTGPMFVFTGNDRRAKTNTVSLLTYKKQEGQVGPKGLLTGDKLFRYFSQLMKHVTETDFHNLPIPYAAVATDINTGEKVVLKEGNLAAAMRASMSIPMVFEPWKIDDHLLVDGGIVSNLPVYTAKELFPGVPIVAVDISGAMESKVNSYMDVLNQSLTILMRRTTDEEALAADILLKPDVSGMGTLDNVDPEIVIALGTEEAMKHLDEIKALSETGPELFTLKKEESKQNNIVGDVEVHGLPPKMAELVRKRMLRWIGKPVDDKKIADGLDRLSESVGIDMADYQLGRTASGDVLVRIDVRRSPEIKAGISGYTTNLHPNRWLYLKGELNGILSEYDSLVGVAKIGEQWGFDLTYQTAPQPMDGWQFTFSAQNWRPAGEDDHLRDWDRYATGIARLFTLGDVNMGFGYAYEHVDGNAISTKDGTESGGLTFFAEYDTLDMPSDPTRGYAWKVNAWWPSFDEINYRLTYFKPLDVSSLWRTYLRLGFAEGDMNRRAHAVYLGAAEELYSVAANPIEAERMFWANLAFRKILNRTAVGVLAGEIFASWGYAMDKGWGKIDAPWEVGLAVNFPNNIIDMKLAIMYGSEELKTGFFLGVPIWDHYPLP, from the coding sequence ATGTTCAGACGCTGTATATTCGCATTCATGGCCGCGGTGATTATAGCAATGACTCCGATTCAGGGGGACGCGGGAGTCGTTCTCGTTCTTTCGGGCGGAGGGACAAAGGGATTCGCTCACTTGGGAGTCATGGAGACGTTAGAGCTAAACGGAGTCGAGATTGTCGGGATTGTCGGCACGAGCATGGGTGCTTTGATGGGGGCTTTGAGGGCGAGCGGGTACTCAACAAGGGACATGCACAGAATCTTGAAGGAGTTAGACCTTCCCAGCCTCCTCAGCGAAAACACCGGGCCTATGTTCGTCTTCACGGGCAACGACAGACGCGCAAAGACAAACACCGTCAGCCTTCTGACCTACAAGAAGCAGGAAGGGCAGGTAGGGCCTAAAGGACTCTTAACGGGGGATAAGCTGTTCAGGTATTTTTCCCAGCTCATGAAGCATGTTACCGAGACGGATTTTCACAACCTCCCTATACCGTATGCGGCAGTTGCGACGGACATAAACACCGGGGAGAAAGTAGTCCTCAAAGAAGGCAACTTAGCGGCGGCAATGAGGGCATCAATGTCGATTCCGATGGTGTTCGAGCCGTGGAAGATTGATGATCATCTTCTTGTTGACGGCGGAATAGTCTCAAACCTTCCTGTTTACACCGCCAAAGAATTATTCCCCGGCGTACCGATTGTAGCAGTCGACATTTCCGGGGCGATGGAAAGCAAAGTAAATTCATACATGGATGTGCTGAATCAGTCATTGACGATTCTGATGAGGCGTACGACAGACGAGGAAGCATTAGCGGCGGATATACTGCTGAAGCCGGATGTTTCCGGGATGGGTACGCTTGACAATGTAGACCCTGAAATAGTAATCGCGCTTGGCACTGAAGAGGCAATGAAACATCTTGACGAGATAAAAGCACTCTCCGAGACAGGCCCGGAGCTTTTCACGCTGAAGAAGGAAGAAAGTAAGCAGAATAATATTGTCGGTGATGTTGAAGTTCACGGACTTCCGCCGAAAATGGCCGAGCTTGTGCGGAAAAGAATGCTGCGATGGATAGGCAAGCCAGTGGACGACAAGAAGATAGCTGACGGCCTCGACAGGCTTTCGGAATCAGTCGGTATTGACATGGCGGACTACCAGTTAGGGCGGACGGCTTCGGGAGATGTCCTTGTGCGTATTGACGTGAGGAGGTCCCCTGAGATTAAAGCGGGGATTTCAGGTTACACGACAAACCTTCACCCAAACAGATGGCTTTACCTGAAAGGCGAGCTGAACGGAATTTTGTCGGAGTATGACTCACTTGTGGGCGTGGCGAAAATCGGAGAGCAGTGGGGATTTGACCTGACATATCAGACAGCCCCTCAGCCTATGGACGGATGGCAGTTCACATTCAGCGCACAAAACTGGCGGCCTGCCGGGGAAGATGACCACCTCCGGGACTGGGACAGATACGCGACGGGAATTGCGCGGCTTTTCACGCTGGGCGATGTCAATATGGGATTCGGATATGCGTATGAGCATGTTGACGGGAACGCAATTTCAACAAAAGACGGCACGGAATCTGGCGGTCTTACGTTCTTTGCGGAATATGACACTCTTGACATGCCTTCAGACCCTACGAGGGGCTATGCGTGGAAGGTCAATGCCTGGTGGCCGAGCTTTGACGAGATAAATTACAGGCTGACTTACTTCAAGCCGCTTGATGTTTCGAGCCTTTGGAGGACGTATCTGCGTCTTGGTTTTGCTGAGGGCGACATGAACAGGAGAGCGCACGCGGTGTACTTGGGGGCGGCTGAGGAGCTTTACTCTGTGGCGGCGAATCCCATTGAGGCCGAGCGAATGTTCTGGGCTAACCTAGCTTTCAGGAAGATACTTAACCGAACGGCGGTCGGAGTCTTGGCGGGTGAGATTTTCGCGAGCTGGGGCTATGCTATGGACAAGGGCTGGGGAAAGATAGACGCTCCGTGGGAAGTAGGGCTTGCCGTGAATTTCCCGAACAACATAATCGACATGAAGCTGGCAATAATGTACGGCTCTGAGGAACTGAAGACGGGATTTTTCCTGGGTGTGCCGATATGGGATCATTATCCTTTGCCGTAG
- a CDS encoding type II toxin-antitoxin system VapC family toxin, whose translation MYLLDTCAFIWYIETSGRLPEAVREIIDTSENIYLSQATLWEIAIKQTTGKISLPMTSFELEDKCREEKITVLPLECRYFERIKQLPLIHRDPFDRIIIASAIEEGYTILTSDEIIPRYSGVKTLWQIT comes from the coding sequence ATGTATTTGCTTGATACATGCGCGTTCATATGGTACATAGAGACCAGCGGCAGACTTCCGGAGGCAGTGAGGGAGATAATAGACACCAGCGAGAATATTTATCTCAGCCAAGCCACATTGTGGGAGATTGCAATAAAGCAGACAACCGGGAAAATCAGCCTGCCTATGACGAGCTTTGAGCTTGAAGACAAATGCAGGGAGGAAAAAATTACCGTTCTTCCGTTAGAGTGCAGGTACTTCGAGCGCATAAAGCAATTGCCATTGATACACCGCGACCCGTTCGACAGAATCATAATCGCCTCAGCAATTGAAGAGGGATATACGATTCTCACAAGTGATGAAATTATCCCGCGCTACAGCGGAGTAAAAACACTCTGGCAGATAACGTAA
- a CDS encoding PIN domain-containing protein, which yields MKYLLDTCALVWHMTGDKKLSDTAREIIFSSDNVYVSIVTLWEIAVKQTIGKLSAVTKSVYEIAEICADGGVKTIWQTQKEDK from the coding sequence ATGAAATATCTGCTTGACACCTGCGCATTAGTCTGGCACATGACAGGGGACAAGAAATTATCTGACACCGCAAGGGAAATCATATTCAGCAGTGATAATGTCTATGTGAGCATCGTTACTCTCTGGGAAATCGCCGTGAAACAGACTATAGGGAAACTTTCTGCCGTAACAAAAAGCGTTTACGAGATTGCTGAAATTTGCGCGGACGGCGGAGTAAAAACAATCTGGCAAACACAAAAGGAGGACAAATAG
- a CDS encoding DUF2281 domain-containing protein, whose amino-acid sequence MTLREEAALALETVPDFKLSELIHYMRFLSECPVSLGQPDKPRGKPRDLPGLLRGKIKVADDFDDPMELVFSSELKKLREAAERNSAVPQEAVV is encoded by the coding sequence ATGACACTGAGGGAAGAAGCCGCGCTCGCTCTTGAGACTGTTCCGGATTTCAAGCTGTCGGAGCTGATACACTACATGAGATTCCTTAGCGAATGCCCTGTGAGTCTCGGACAGCCTGACAAGCCAAGAGGAAAGCCGCGGGATTTGCCGGGACTGCTGAGAGGCAAAATTAAAGTTGCGGATGATTTTGACGACCCTATGGAGCTTGTGTTTTCCAGCGAGCTTAAGAAGCTGAGGGAAGCGGCAGAACGCAACTCTGCTGTACCACAGGAGGCCGTTGTATGA
- a CDS encoding DUF2281 domain-containing protein, which yields MILSEEDLKVLEAVPAGKWHEVMDFARYLIASSEKERTAEVRKGKQYRSGGWVKGEIWMSDDFGDPMEFVSPDEMRVLEAMRGNRQEKLQEVAV from the coding sequence ATGATACTGAGTGAGGAAGATTTGAAGGTTCTTGAGGCAGTGCCGGCGGGAAAATGGCATGAGGTTATGGATTTCGCACGCTACCTCATAGCAAGCTCGGAGAAGGAGAGAACTGCGGAAGTCCGGAAGGGAAAGCAGTATCGTTCGGGCGGATGGGTTAAAGGAGAAATCTGGATGTCTGATGATTTCGGTGATCCGATGGAATTTGTTTCGCCTGATGAAATGCGGGTGCTTGAGGCCATGCGCGGAAACAGACAGGAAAAATTGCAGGAGGTCGCAGTCTGA
- a CDS encoding RecX family transcriptional regulator yields MKDWAELIDPERESRDKFFAYLLRKTSTKKQAREYLHRMKLPESLLDEATDAGLIDDLAYARLFADGHTSWGNAKISHELSTRGVSRENIRSALDDIADESERAREISGSLRESGVEERKIKSRLISRGFTDRAVNEALREE; encoded by the coding sequence ATGAAAGACTGGGCGGAACTCATTGACCCCGAAAGAGAATCCCGGGATAAATTCTTTGCGTACCTTCTGCGGAAAACATCAACAAAGAAGCAGGCGCGTGAATATCTGCACCGCATGAAGCTACCTGAGTCATTATTGGACGAGGCCACAGACGCGGGATTGATTGATGATTTGGCATATGCCCGGCTTTTTGCTGACGGCCACACCTCATGGGGCAACGCGAAAATTTCGCATGAACTCTCAACGCGGGGAGTGTCGCGGGAAAATATACGGTCTGCGCTTGATGATATTGCTGACGAATCCGAAAGGGCGCGGGAAATTTCCGGCAGCCTCCGGGAGTCAGGAGTCGAGGAAAGGAAAATAAAATCCCGGCTTATTTCGAGAGGATTCACGGACAGGGCAGTGAATGAGGCGTTAAGGGAGGAATAA
- a CDS encoding response regulator transcription factor — MKILIVEDEAAIAEVVSAYAKREGYDTVTAADGISALEIFDREDISLVILDLMLPKLSGEEVCRRIREKSQVPIIMLTAKTGESDVVYGLDIGANDYVAKPFSPRVLMARVRAQMRPTAARDNIASGFFADGRIEIDPERVEIRKDGKSIPVTKSEFLIFSTLASRPVRTWSRDEIIRSALGDDYDGFDRTIDTYIKNLRKKLAEPGHENGWIKTVYGFGYRFDDEK; from the coding sequence ATGAAAATTTTAATCGTTGAGGACGAAGCCGCAATCGCTGAAGTCGTCAGTGCATACGCAAAGCGCGAGGGCTACGACACAGTAACAGCCGCTGACGGAATATCAGCCCTCGAAATTTTTGACCGCGAAGATATTTCCCTCGTCATTCTTGACCTAATGCTCCCGAAACTTTCAGGCGAGGAAGTCTGCCGGCGTATCAGGGAAAAATCCCAAGTCCCGATAATCATGCTCACCGCCAAGACCGGAGAGTCTGATGTCGTTTACGGTCTTGACATAGGCGCAAATGATTACGTCGCAAAACCTTTCAGCCCCCGCGTTTTGATGGCAAGAGTCCGCGCTCAGATGAGGCCGACAGCGGCAAGGGACAATATAGCGTCCGGGTTCTTTGCTGACGGAAGAATAGAGATTGACCCGGAGAGGGTAGAAATCCGCAAGGACGGGAAATCTATCCCCGTAACAAAAAGCGAGTTCCTCATATTTTCGACTCTCGCGTCGCGCCCGGTCCGCACATGGTCAAGAGACGAGATTATACGGTCAGCACTGGGCGATGATTATGACGGTTTCGACAGGACAATAGACACCTACATAAAGAATCTCCGCAAGAAATTAGCCGAGCCAGGCCACGAAAATGGATGGATTAAAACGGTCTACGGATTCGGCTACAGGTTTGACGATGAAAAGTAA